The Dickeya poaceiphila DNA window GTCTTTAGGCACATCCAGCGTTTTGCTCTTCAACGCATACACCGTGAAAATGTAACGATGCGGTTTGTCACCTGCTGGCGGACAGACTCCGCCCCATGCTGCCATCCCGTAGTCAATGCGCACCTGACTAGCCCCCGTTGGCAAGTGCTTCCCGCCGATCTCGCCTGCGTTAGCGGCAAGGCTGTTTACATTCGCCGGAATATTGATAACCATCCAGTGCCACCAGCCGGAACCCGTCGGTGCATCGGGATCATAGACGGTGACGGCAAAACTCTGGGTCCCTGCCGGGGCGCCATGCCAGTTTAACGCCGGGGACTGGTTCTGCCCGTTGCAGCCAAAACCGTTGAACTCAAAGCTGGCAGGCAGCGTGCTGTTCGGCGCAATCACCGGGCTGGAGAGCGTCAGCGTATCGGCATGGGCGGCGGCGGCAGTCATAATCAGGCCAGCGAGTAACGGGGCGCAGGAGCGGGTCAAACGTAAACCTGTTTTCATATTCGTATTCCTGTAACTCATGGTAGGCTTGTTTTGCCATTCATTGGCTCGACGCAGAGCGCGTCGTCGCTGTGGATGACTGTCAGAACACAGACTCAACTGTGACTGTGATGCAAATCATAACGCGCCGATATCGTTCCCGTTGCTCCGGCTCGCTCAACCTCTGTTCCATTTCTACCATGGATGCCGATGCAGGATGACATTGACTGACCTCCCGCCCCTTTCTCTGACACACCCGGCAGATCCAGTGCCTCACTATGCCCCCACCAACTCGTCACTGACTCATCAGATTGTTGCACGTAGCCAGTATGTGCTGCGTACGGTGGTGATGCGCACCGATCTGATTGGGCTGGTTGTCTCCGGGACCAAACAGTTGCTGGCACCGGAAAGTCACAGTGCTTTTGCTCCCGGTGAATTATTCATATTGCCGCGTGGCACCCAGTGGGATGTCATCAATGATCCGGCCCCCCAGGGGCGCTATGTGGCCCACATTCTCAGCCTGCAACCCGATACCATAACGCGCTTTTACCACGCGTTCGGCCAGTTCGCCGCACTGGAGCCAGTGCACAACGTTGCCAGAGCGGCTGCGACTCCTGCGATCAAGACAGCGTTTTTACGCGCAGCTGAGGCATTGAACGACACAGAATGCTCGACAACGCTCAGCGAACACCGAGTGCTGGAAGTGTTGCTATTACTGGCGGAGCACTCTGGCGTGGTACTGGCACCGCCGGGTACGCTGAACTGGAGCGAGCGGGTGAGACGACTGGTGGCGCAACGCCCGTATGACAACTGGTCGGCAAACCGGGTAGCACAAGCACTGTCTACCACCGTCAGCACCCTAAACCGTCGGTTGGCGCAGGAAGGCAGCACCATCACCCGTTGCGTGCGGGAAACCCGGCTGGAAACGGCGATGGTGCTGTTACAGTCATCTGATCGACCAGTCGCCGCCATCGCGCTTGATGTCGGTTACGCATCCCATAGCAAATTCACCGCGGCTTTCCGCCGTCGCTTCGGCATCTTACCATCGGCGTTGCGCAGGTGATGAACCAAGGGAAGAGATCAAGCGACGTGCCGGCACCGTTGCCGGCGGTCGCAAGCGAAGGGCCGGGTTGACTGTCAGTAGGCAGGCCTCTTATACGGGCGTCCTCGGTTCAGCCTGTTTTAGGGTAAAAACGAGCTATTCTTCGGTAAATTGTGACTTTTTCATCAGCCTCTCCTTCATTCCGGAGGAGTCATGATCATACCGAAATTCTGTTTCTGAATAGGTCCGGATTTTAAGATAGGGCCATATCCATAAGCAGAAATTACCAACCTTAGGTTGTACTAACCAACAGGACTTGGGGTCAACACAACCAGCCCACAGCAAAGGCTGGAATCTTCCCGACAACAACTTCCTGAAAAAACCTTTGTTTTATAAAAACAAAATTATCTTTTCAGCAAATCATTTCCCTTAAAAACAGCCTGAAAGACCGATTTTCATGACAACTGAACCGAGCAATATATG harbors:
- a CDS encoding YbhB/YbcL family Raf kinase inhibitor-like protein, translated to MKTGLRLTRSCAPLLAGLIMTAAAAHADTLTLSSPVIAPNSTLPASFEFNGFGCNGQNQSPALNWHGAPAGTQSFAVTVYDPDAPTGSGWWHWMVINIPANVNSLAANAGEIGGKHLPTGASQVRIDYGMAAWGGVCPPAGDKPHRYIFTVYALKSKTLDVPKDANPALGGYMINGNTLAKASFTAYYGRPAQ
- a CDS encoding helix-turn-helix transcriptional regulator, with amino-acid sequence MTLTDLPPLSLTHPADPVPHYAPTNSSLTHQIVARSQYVLRTVVMRTDLIGLVVSGTKQLLAPESHSAFAPGELFILPRGTQWDVINDPAPQGRYVAHILSLQPDTITRFYHAFGQFAALEPVHNVARAAATPAIKTAFLRAAEALNDTECSTTLSEHRVLEVLLLLAEHSGVVLAPPGTLNWSERVRRLVAQRPYDNWSANRVAQALSTTVSTLNRRLAQEGSTITRCVRETRLETAMVLLQSSDRPVAAIALDVGYASHSKFTAAFRRRFGILPSALRR